From the Lampris incognitus isolate fLamInc1 chromosome 10, fLamInc1.hap2, whole genome shotgun sequence genome, one window contains:
- the lmtk2 gene encoding serine/threonine-protein kinase LMTK2, whose protein sequence is MGRRHGCVLLLAGGIFLSGVFVSEGAPLQHRHTPGGKDVLSLSLYLPLVVSLMALVALVVLLVNCVTCCKEREINFKEFEDHFDDEIDFTPPAEDTPSMQSPAEVYTLAVPPVALPGPPHLQPPPRISEGSTGSQVARHSLSYIQEIGNGWFGKVLLSEIYTDPGAAQVVVKELKANASAKEQNEFLQQGDPYRVLQHPNILQCLGQCVEAIPFLLVFEFCEMGDLRGYLSQQDWMFRNAELLQLQRMACEIAAGVTHLHKNNFLHSDLALRNCYLTADLTVKVGDYGIGPYRYKEDYIITEDDVFAPLRWLAPEIVAERHGGVITMEQTKPSNVWALGVTLWELFENAAQPYPHLSDREVLSHVIRDQQIKPMKPQLELPYSDRWYEVLQFCWLSPDKRATAEEVHRLLTYLRMQGQRDIEEDFEQRWDALKPNPSTRQTTVSHSSFPILEQFAEDALRQEIDEVLTVTETSKGLSFEYVWEAAKHDHYDGNHGHSGMDTTLNYQSMFFPVPSEDIQAHFPDLVARSGTTETGSNLSGIPGILPVFDVHKPSNRTEYYIQLEEQGEISMGSDVNKGLHVDTSLGREDVVVLQDVRLDESSTDADFFHQSIDSKDSFLPDSHIWSSLENDSPYHTNIFTEDESKQEDSFSWRRDFMEPPESNGNPFHEGSSSEAPKVDGNESLGDSFLGDCTETTHLEGSREDMGENVDMTRFLTTEKLAANFRFLKEQSLIKEGSTLSGKSESPQQNFLSPGIAHIPEESFKMSSWDNLEALDSLNIAETFLKSVARSKSPQQLLESSSPSLGNFCQSLENETLVPSIVVDTDDIPSHQLPVRNSSSTEDIGLLDSSNTVIDSAFDYTSERFEVPVSLTDSCPNPVIESATTDSLCTDAKIPSLEDDLGTSKDSVQPVGIDLKVHVSPSDNGHSEGLMSDDLLSELVDDEEVELETALSDHEEHFLDDDGCPPVRSSLLVSGPSLDQISQDSLLEDSVSTTLPTVDNSAETPDSLDSLDIQRLGGPVEELNTPVAPHKLHPPYKLADSGYETENLESPEWNSQPTEGDHSLAENGTSVAEGLETEEPTATTTLVPPEIIISEVESVADAQNEENDEGQHPEPIDPVEEPFMGGNYRDSAYFSDNESEPEKKSEETNMGSSVKVSWMKSSPDMVSQASGGPSAEAVGLGFSDSEQVSPIDSGTLAEAGEIPVPQVRSMLPDVVSSTEENHEKEVTRSVGSHSEDTDKLEFFQDFRSSDQPVYDETSDNLQISSSPTQSLTSAKLLSETTVHAKLTRTYASDGSKIKEPDMEGRYLGRREGLGIDGQEDGIDADEEDENSDDSDDDMRAYRLHDSSSESDDDFVHPVPLIISDDSSAKNLKSLLKPTTLNITAKSPLSPAGSDADNSRRAVSFFDDVTVYLFDQETPTKELGDHPSGTNNQVSEFSSPVPATGYLNRFTNSESSTDEEGGGFEWDDDFSSSETFLSKAAEDLSVSKAMSSSAASRFFSPPPAISRAAEPSWTSSSNYSRFSISPASIASFSLTHLTDSDIEQGGSSEDGEKD, encoded by the exons GTCCTCCTTAGTGAGATCTACACAGACCCAGGTGCAGCCCAAGTGGTTGTGAAGGAGTTGAAGGCTAATGCTAGCGCAAAGGAGCAGAACGAATTCCTGCAACAGGGGGATCCATACAG AGTTCTGCAGCATCCAAACATCCTGCAATGTCTGGGCCAGTGTGTGGAGGCCATCCCCTTCCTGCTTGTCTTTGAGTTCTGTGAGATG GGTGATCTGCGGGGCTACCTGTCTCAGCAGGACTGGATGTTTAGAAATGCTGAGCTGCTGCAGCTGCAGAGGATGGCCTGTGAAATTGCCGCCGGTGTCACTCACCTTCACAAAAACAATTTCCTGCACAG TGACTTGGCCCTAAGGAACTGCTACCTGACTGCAGATCTGACTGTTAAAGTGGGAGACTATGGAATTGGACCCTACCGCTACAAA GAGGATTATATAATCACAGAGGATGATGTGTTTGCACCCCTTCGCTGGTTGGCTCCTGAGATAGTGGCCGAGCGCCATGGCGGGGTAATTACTATGGAACAGACCAAGCCCAGCAATGTGTG GGCCTTGGGGGTCACATTGTGGGAGCTCTTTGAGAATGCAGCTCAGCCATACCCACATCTATCTGATCGTGAGGTCCTTAGTCATGTCATCAGGGACCAGCAGATCAAGCCCATGAAGCCACAGTTGGAGCTGCCCTACTCTGACAGATG GTATGAGGTGCTacagttttgctggttgtccCCAGACAAGCGGGCCACAGCAGAAGAGGTGCATCGTTTACTCACCTACTTGCGCATGCAGGGCCAACGGGACATAGAGGAAGACTTTGAGCAACGCTGGGATGCTCTAAAGCCTAACCCTTCTACAAGGCAGACCACTGTTAGTCACTCCTCTTTCCCAATCCTGGAGCAGTTTGCAGAGGATGCCCTGCGACAAGAGATAGACGAGGTGCTCACTGTCACAGAAACAAGCAAAGGCCTTAGCTTTGAGTACGTTTGGGAGGCAGCTAAGCATGACCACTATGACGGCAACCATGGACATTCAGGCATGGACACAACATTAAACTACCAGAGTATGTTTTTCCCTGTTCCCAGCGAGGATATTCAGGCACATTTTCCAGATCTTGTGGCCAGATCAGGGACAACAGAAACGGGTAGTAACCTTTCAGGAATCCCTGGGATTTTGCCGGTATTTGATGTACATAAGCCCTCTAATAGGACTGAGTATTACATCCAGCTCGAAGAACAAGGGGAGATAAGCATGGGATCTGATGTGAACAAAGGGCTGCATGTGGACACAAGCTTAGGCAGGGAAGATGTTGTTGTTCTCCAAGATGTCCGTCTAGATGAGTCTAGCACTGATGCAGATTTCTTCCACCAAAGTATTGACTCCAAGGACTCCTTTTTACCAGATAGTCACATCTGGTCATCTCTTGAGAATGACAGTCCTTACCACACCAACATCTTCACCGAGGATGAGTCCAAACAGGAGGATTCCTTTTCCTGGAGAAGGGATTTCATGGAGCCCCCAGAATCCAATGGGAACCCCTTTCATGAAGGTTCATCTTCAGAAGCCCCCAAAGTAGATGGAAATGAAAGTTTAGGTGACTCTTTTTTAGGGGATTGTACAGAAACCACTCACCTGGAGGGCTCTCGGGAAGACATGGGAGAGAATGTAGATATGACAAGGTTTCTGACCACTGAAAAATTAGCTGCCAACTTCCGGTTTCTCAAAGAACAGAGCCTTATTAAAGAGGGCTCTACTTTATCAGGGAAAAGTGAAAGTCCTCAACAGAATTTTCTTTCACCCGGAATTGCCCACATACCCGAAGAAAGCTTCAAAATGAGCTCTTGGGACAACCTTGAGGCATTGGACAGTTTAAACATAGCTGAAACCTTCTTAAAATCAGTAGCACGTAGCAAATCCCCACAGCAACTCCTAGAATCTTCAAGTCCCAGCTTGGGAAATTTCTGTCAGTCTTTGGAAAATGAAACATTGGTGCCTTCCATTGTAGTTGACACAGATGATATCCCAAGTCACCAGCTGCCAGTTAGAAATAGTTCTTCCACAGAAGACATTGGCCTGCTTGATTCCTCAAACACAGTCATAGACTCTGCTTTTGATTATACCTCCGAGAGATTTGAGGTTCCAGTTAGTCTAACTGATAGTTGCCCTAATCCTGTCATTGAAAGTGCCACGACAGACTCTTTGTGCACGGATGCCAAAATCCCCAGCCTTGAAGACGACCTTGGAACCTCAAAGGATAGCGTTCAGCCTGTAGGAATTGACTTAAAAGTCCATGTATCACCTTCAGACAATGGCCATAGTGAAGGCCTAATGAGTGATGATTTATTAAGTGAACTAGTTGACGATGAAGAAGTAGAACTTGAAACTGCCCTGTCTGACCACGAAGAACACTTCCTGGATGATGAtggctgtcctcctgtcaggtcctcTCTGCTGGTCTCTGGCCCTTCCCTGGACCAGATCAGCCAGGACAGCTTATTGGAAGACAGTGTCTCCACTACTCTGCCCACAGTGGATAATTCAGCTGAAACACCGGACTCTTTAGACTCCCTTGACATCCAGAGGCTAGGAGGGCCAGTAGAAGAGCTTAACACTCCAGTAGCACCTCACAAACTCCATCCTCCATATAAATTAGCAGACAGTGGATATGAGACAGAGAACCTAGAGTCTCCAGAGTGGAACTCCCAACCCACTGAGGGAGACCATTCTTTGGCAGAGAATGGCACAAGTGTTGCTGAAGGTTTAGAAACAGAAGAGCCTACAGCCACCACAACGCTAGTTCCACCTGAAATCATTATATCTGAAGTAGAGAGTGTGGCTGATGCTCAGAATGAGGAGAACGATGAAGGCCAGCACCCAGAGCCCATAGATCCTGTTGAGGAACCATTCATGGGTGGCAACTACAGAGACTCCGCCTACTTCTCTGACAACGAATCTGAACCTGAGAAGAAGTCTGAAGAAACAAACATGGGAAGTTCTGTGAAGGTCTCATGGATGAAGAGCTCTCCTGACATGGTGAGCCAGGCCTCAGGAGGACCATCTGCTGAGGCTGTGGGTTTAGGTTTCTCCGATTCTGAGCAGGTATCTCCTATAGATTCAGGAACATTGGCTGAAGCGGGAGAAATACCGGTTCCTCAAGTTAGGAGCATGTTGCCAGATGTCGTTTCATCAACTGAGGAGAACCATGAGAAAGAGGTGACAAGGTCTGTTGGCAGCCATAGTGAAGATACAGATAAGCTGGAATTCTTTCAAGACTTCAGGTCCTCTGATCAGCCAGTGTATGATGAAACATCAGACAATCTACAAATCTCATCATCCCCAACTCAATCTCTTACCTCAGCCAAACTGTTGTCAGAGACCACAGTTCATGCAAAACTTACCAGGACCTATGCCAGTGATGGTTCAAAAATAAAAGAACCAGACATGGAGGGTCGTTACCTGGGCAGACGAGAAGGATTGGGGATAGATGGACAGGAGGACGGGATCGATGCCGATGAGGAGGACGAGAACAGCGATGACTCTGATGACGACATGCGTGCATACCGGCTACATGACTCCAGCTCAGAAAGCGATGATGACTTTGTGCATCCGGTGCCACTTATCATCTCTGATGACAGTAGTGCAAAGAACCTAAAAAGCCTGTTGAAACCTACCACACTAAACATTACAGCAAAATCCCCCCTTTCACCTGCTGGTAGCGATGCAGACAACTCCAGAAGAGCTGTGTCCTTCTTTGATGATGTCACTGTATACCTGTTTGATCAG GAAACCCCGACAAAGGAATTGGGAGACCACCCCTCAGGCACCAACAACCAGGTGTCGGAGTTCAGTAGTCCAGTGCCTGCTACCGGCTACCTAAACAGGTTCACCAACTCTGAGAGTTCCACAGATGAAGAAG GTGGCGGCTTTGAGTGGGATGATGATTTCTCCTCGTCTGAAACCTTCCTGTCTAAGGCAGCTGAGGACCTGTCAGTGTCCAAGGCTATGTCCTCATCTGCAGCGTCACGCTTTTTCTCCCCTCCTCCTGCAATAAGCCGTGCAGCAGAGCCCAGCTGGACCAGCTCCTCCAACTACTCCCGCTTCTCCATCTCCCCCGCCAGCATTGCCAGCTTCTCCCTCACACATCTTACCGACTCTGACATTGAACAAGGAG GAAGCAGTGAAGATGGAGAGAAGGACTAG